In Streptomyces sp. SID8374, one genomic interval encodes:
- a CDS encoding RNA polymerase-binding protein RbpA — translation MSERALRGTRLVVTSYETDRGIDLAPRQAVEYACQNGHRFEMPFSVEAEIPPEWECKACGAQALLVDGDGPEEKKGKPARTHWDMLMERRTREELEEVLAERLAVLRSGAMNIAVHPRDSRKSA, via the coding sequence ATGAGTGAGCGAGCTCTTCGCGGCACGCGACTTGTGGTTACCAGCTACGAGACGGACCGCGGCATCGATCTGGCCCCGCGCCAGGCGGTGGAGTACGCATGCCAGAACGGACATCGATTTGAGATGCCGTTCTCGGTGGAGGCGGAAATTCCGCCGGAGTGGGAGTGCAAGGCGTGCGGCGCCCAGGCACTCCTGGTGGACGGGGATGGCCCCGAGGAGAAGAAGGGCAAGCCTGCGCGTACGCACTGGGACATGCTCATGGAGCGGCGCACCCGCGAGGAGCTGGAGGAGGTGCTGGCCGAGAGGCTGGCGGTTCTGCGCTCCGGAGCCATGAACATCGCCGTGCACCCGCGGGACAGCAGGAAGTCTGCCTGA
- the fxsA gene encoding FxsA family membrane protein, whose amino-acid sequence MTTGTPPPIRPRRSRARRFLPLALAAWLVLEIWLLTVVASAANGLTVLLLLLAGAVLGTVVIKRAGRRAFKNLTETLQQMPGQPGATEAPQVTGGKASKGNGLLMLGGLLLLIPGLISDAAGLLLLVPPVRTLISRRAEQSLERRMRAASPGSLSDAFQQARMHRPDGKVVQGEVIRDDADQPPSGPDDEPRPPLTP is encoded by the coding sequence ATGACGACCGGCACTCCGCCCCCGATCCGTCCCCGGCGCTCGCGCGCCCGTAGATTCCTGCCGCTGGCCCTGGCCGCCTGGCTGGTCCTGGAGATCTGGCTCCTGACCGTGGTCGCCTCGGCCGCGAACGGGCTCACCGTCCTGCTGCTCCTGCTCGCCGGAGCGGTGCTCGGCACCGTGGTGATCAAGCGCGCCGGGCGCCGCGCCTTCAAGAACCTCACCGAGACCCTTCAGCAGATGCCCGGTCAGCCCGGCGCCACGGAGGCCCCGCAGGTCACCGGCGGAAAGGCCTCCAAGGGCAACGGGCTGCTGATGCTCGGCGGCCTGCTGCTCCTGATCCCCGGCCTGATCTCGGACGCGGCCGGTCTGCTCCTGCTGGTCCCGCCCGTCCGTACGCTGATCAGCCGCCGCGCCGAGCAGTCCCTGGAGCGCCGGATGCGGGCCGCGTCCCCCGGCAGCCTCTCGGACGCCTTCCAGCAGGCCCGGATGCACCGGCCGGACGGAAAGGTCGTCCAGGGCGAGGTCATCCGCGACGACGCCGACCAGCCCCCCTCCGGCCCGGACGACGAGCCGCGCCCGCCGCTCACTCCCTGA
- a CDS encoding polyprenol monophosphomannose synthase: MNDGGQRQFGPLGKVLVIIPTYNEVENIRPIVDRVRTAVPDADILVADDNSPDGTGKAADEIAAADGQVHVLHRKGKEGLGAAYLAGFAWGAEHGYGVLVEMDADGSHQPEELPRLLTALKGADLVLGSRWVPGGRVVNWPKSREVISRGGSLYSRLALGLSVRDVTGGYRAFRTETLQGLGLDEVASQGYCFQVDLARRSVEAGYHVVEVPITFVDREVGDSKMSRDILVEALWRVTGWGITSRANKVLGRRKA; this comes from the coding sequence GTGAACGACGGCGGTCAGAGGCAGTTCGGCCCGCTCGGCAAGGTCCTGGTGATCATTCCGACCTACAACGAGGTCGAGAACATCAGGCCGATCGTCGACCGGGTGCGCACGGCCGTGCCGGATGCCGACATCCTGGTGGCCGACGACAACAGCCCCGACGGCACCGGAAAGGCGGCCGACGAGATCGCGGCCGCCGACGGACAGGTCCACGTCCTGCACCGCAAGGGCAAGGAAGGGCTCGGCGCCGCCTACCTCGCGGGCTTCGCCTGGGGCGCCGAGCACGGCTACGGCGTCCTCGTCGAGATGGACGCCGACGGCTCCCACCAGCCCGAGGAGCTGCCCCGGCTGCTCACCGCGCTCAAGGGCGCCGACCTCGTCCTCGGCTCCCGCTGGGTGCCCGGCGGCCGGGTCGTCAACTGGCCCAAGAGCCGCGAGGTCATCTCCCGGGGCGGCAGCCTCTACTCCCGCCTCGCCCTCGGCCTCTCCGTCCGCGACGTCACCGGCGGCTACCGAGCCTTCCGGACCGAGACCCTCCAGGGCCTCGGACTCGACGAGGTCGCCTCCCAGGGGTACTGCTTCCAGGTCGACCTGGCCCGCCGCTCCGTCGAGGCCGGCTACCACGTGGTCGAGGTCCCCATCACCTTCGTGGACCGCGAGGTCGGCGACTCCAAGATGAGCCGGGACATCCTCGTCGAGGCGCTCTGGCGGGTCACCGGCTGGGGCATCACCTCCCGCGCCAACAAGGTCCTGGGCCGCAGGAAAGCCTGA
- a CDS encoding amidohydrolase, with product MTESTAPQSAPDHRTLLLRGGDVHSPADPFATAMVVERGHVAWVGSEGAADAFASGVDEVVDLEGALVTPAFTDAHVHTTATGLALTGLDLSGARTLPEALGLVRAFANRHGAADVLLGHGWDAARWPEQRHPSRAELDEAAGGRALYLPRIDVHSAVVTTALLDLVPGVTTMAGYHPDAPLTGDAHHAVRAAAHAALTPAQRTAAQRAALDHAASLGIGTLHECGGPEISDEDDFTSLLALAAERPGPRVFGLWAEEIADEKGARRIRELGAIGAAGDLFVDGSLGSHTACLHQPYADDPQTGTAHLDAARIAAHVTACTEAGLQAGFHAIGDAAVTAVVEGVRAAAETLGLARVRAARHRVEHAEMLTPETIAAFAELGLTASVQPAFDAAWGGPDGMYAQRLGAERAATLNPYAALLRAGVPLAFGSDSPVTPLGPWGAVRAAAHHRTPEHRISVRAGFTAHTRGGWRAIGRDDAGLLVPGAPADYAVWRTAELLVQAPDDRVARWSTDPRSGTPGLPDLTPGAELPVCLRTVVSGHTVYVRPNE from the coding sequence ATGACCGAGAGCACCGCCCCCCAGAGCGCCCCCGACCACCGCACCCTGCTGCTGCGAGGGGGAGACGTCCACAGCCCGGCCGACCCGTTCGCCACCGCGATGGTCGTGGAGCGCGGGCATGTCGCCTGGGTGGGCTCCGAAGGGGCCGCCGACGCCTTCGCGAGCGGCGTCGACGAGGTGGTCGACCTGGAGGGCGCCCTGGTCACCCCGGCGTTCACCGACGCCCACGTCCACACCACCGCCACCGGCCTGGCTCTCACCGGGCTGGACCTCTCGGGCGCCCGTACGCTCCCCGAAGCCCTCGGCCTGGTTCGTGCGTTCGCGAACCGGCACGGAGCCGCCGACGTCCTGCTCGGCCACGGCTGGGACGCTGCGCGGTGGCCCGAACAGCGCCACCCCTCGCGCGCCGAACTCGACGAGGCGGCCGGCGGCCGGGCCCTGTACCTGCCCCGCATCGACGTGCACTCCGCCGTCGTCACCACCGCCCTGCTGGACCTCGTCCCCGGCGTCACCACGATGGCCGGATACCACCCGGACGCACCGCTGACCGGCGACGCCCACCACGCCGTACGCGCCGCCGCGCACGCCGCGCTCACCCCCGCCCAGCGGACCGCCGCCCAGCGCGCCGCACTCGACCACGCCGCATCCCTCGGCATCGGCACCCTCCACGAGTGCGGCGGACCCGAGATCTCCGACGAGGACGACTTCACCTCGCTCCTGGCCCTCGCCGCCGAGCGGCCGGGACCCCGGGTCTTCGGCCTCTGGGCCGAGGAGATCGCGGATGAGAAGGGCGCCCGCCGCATCCGGGAGCTCGGCGCCATCGGCGCGGCCGGCGACCTCTTCGTCGACGGCTCCCTCGGCTCGCACACCGCCTGCCTCCACCAGCCGTACGCCGACGACCCGCAGACCGGCACCGCCCACCTGGACGCCGCCCGGATCGCCGCCCACGTCACCGCCTGCACCGAGGCCGGCCTCCAGGCGGGCTTCCACGCCATCGGCGACGCCGCCGTCACCGCCGTCGTGGAGGGCGTACGGGCCGCCGCCGAGACGCTCGGCCTGGCCCGGGTCCGCGCCGCCCGCCACCGGGTGGAGCACGCCGAGATGCTCACCCCGGAGACGATCGCCGCCTTCGCCGAGCTGGGCCTCACCGCCTCCGTCCAGCCCGCCTTCGACGCCGCCTGGGGCGGTCCCGACGGCATGTACGCCCAGCGCCTGGGCGCGGAGCGGGCCGCGACCCTGAACCCGTACGCCGCCCTCCTGCGGGCCGGAGTGCCGCTCGCCTTCGGCTCCGACAGCCCGGTCACCCCCCTCGGCCCCTGGGGGGCCGTGCGGGCCGCCGCCCACCACCGCACCCCCGAGCACCGCATCTCCGTCCGGGCCGGGTTCACCGCCCACACCCGGGGCGGCTGGCGGGCCATCGGCCGCGACGACGCGGGGCTCCTGGTGCCGGGCGCACCGGCCGACTACGCCGTCTGGCGGACCGCCGAACTCCTGGTCCAGGCCCCCGACGACCGGGTCGCCCGGTGGTCCACCGATCCCCGCTCCGGCACGCCCGGGCTGCCGGATCTCACCCCCGGCGCCGAACTGCCCGTCTGCCTGCGGACGGTGGTCTCCGGACATACGGTCTACGTACGACCGAACGAGTGA
- a CDS encoding Lrp/AsnC family transcriptional regulator, translating to MEELDRQIVELLVKDGRMSYTDLGKATGLSTSAVHQRVRRLEQRGVIRGYAAVVDPEAVGLPLTAFISVKPFDPSAPDDIAERLAGVPELEACHSVAGDENYILKVRVATPLELEHLLTRIRSLAGVSTRTTVVLSTPYEARPPRV from the coding sequence ATGGAGGAGCTGGACCGTCAGATTGTGGAGTTGCTCGTCAAGGACGGGCGGATGAGCTACACCGACCTGGGCAAGGCCACCGGCCTGTCCACCTCGGCCGTTCATCAGCGCGTCCGCCGGCTTGAGCAGCGCGGGGTGATCCGCGGCTATGCCGCGGTGGTCGACCCCGAGGCCGTCGGGCTGCCCCTCACCGCGTTCATCTCGGTGAAGCCGTTCGACCCCAGCGCGCCCGACGACATCGCGGAGCGGCTCGCCGGGGTGCCCGAGCTGGAGGCCTGTCACAGCGTCGCCGGGGACGAGAACTACATCCTCAAGGTGCGCGTGGCGACCCCGCTGGAGCTGGAGCACCTGCTCACCCGGATCCGCTCGCTGGCCGGCGTCTCGACCCGTACGACCGTCGTCCTGTCCACCCCGTACGAGGCGCGGCCCCCGCGCGTCTGA
- a CDS encoding acyl-CoA dehydrogenase family protein, producing the protein MSDRAPQQVERRLPTEESRQLVALVRDIVSKEIAPRAAEEEDAGHFPREVFTLLSESGLLGLPYDSAHGGGDQPYEVYLQVLEELAAARLTVGLGVSVHSLACHALAGYGTAEQQAAHLPAMLSGGLLGAYCLSEPASGSDAASLRTKAVRDGDDWVITGTKAWITHGGVADFCTVLARTGVEGPRGITAFLVPGDAEGLNAALPEKKMGMKGSPTAQLNFDGVRVGDDRRIGEEGQGFAIALSALDSGRLGIAACAIGVAQAALDEAVRYATDRRQFGRPIADFQGLRFMLADMATQIEAGRALYLEAARLRDAGEPFSRQAAMAKLFCTDAAMRVTIDAVQVLGGYGYTLDFPVERFMREAKVLQIVEGTNQIQRMVIARHLAGPETR; encoded by the coding sequence ATGTCCGACCGTGCCCCGCAGCAGGTGGAACGCCGTCTGCCCACCGAGGAGTCCCGGCAGCTCGTCGCGCTCGTCCGCGACATCGTGTCCAAGGAGATCGCTCCCCGGGCGGCCGAGGAGGAGGACGCCGGCCACTTCCCGCGCGAGGTCTTCACCCTCCTCTCGGAATCCGGCCTCCTCGGGCTTCCCTACGACTCCGCCCACGGCGGCGGCGACCAGCCCTACGAGGTCTACCTCCAGGTCCTGGAGGAGCTCGCCGCGGCCCGCCTCACCGTCGGCCTCGGCGTCAGCGTCCACTCCCTGGCCTGCCACGCCCTCGCCGGATACGGCACCGCCGAGCAGCAGGCCGCGCACCTTCCCGCGATGCTCTCCGGCGGCCTGCTGGGCGCCTACTGCCTCTCCGAGCCGGCCTCCGGCTCCGACGCCGCCTCCCTGCGCACCAAGGCCGTACGCGACGGCGACGACTGGGTCATCACCGGCACCAAGGCGTGGATCACCCACGGCGGCGTCGCCGACTTCTGCACCGTGCTCGCCCGCACCGGCGTGGAGGGCCCCCGGGGCATCACGGCCTTCCTCGTCCCCGGTGACGCCGAGGGCCTGAACGCCGCGCTCCCCGAGAAGAAGATGGGGATGAAGGGCTCGCCCACGGCCCAGCTCAACTTCGACGGCGTACGGGTCGGTGACGACCGGCGCATCGGCGAGGAGGGCCAGGGCTTCGCCATCGCCCTGTCCGCGCTGGACTCCGGGCGCCTCGGCATCGCCGCCTGCGCCATCGGGGTCGCCCAGGCGGCCCTGGACGAGGCCGTGCGGTACGCCACCGACCGGCGCCAGTTCGGCCGCCCCATCGCGGACTTCCAGGGGCTGCGGTTCATGCTCGCCGACATGGCCACCCAGATCGAGGCCGGCCGGGCGCTCTACCTGGAGGCGGCACGGCTGCGCGACGCGGGGGAGCCCTTCTCCCGCCAGGCCGCCATGGCCAAGCTGTTCTGCACGGACGCGGCCATGCGGGTGACCATCGACGCCGTCCAGGTGCTCGGCGGCTACGGCTACACGCTGGACTTCCCCGTCGAGAGGTTCATGCGCGAGGCCAAGGTGCTCCAGATCGTGGAAGGCACCAATCAGATCCAGCGCATGGTCATCGCGCGCCACCTCGCGGGTCCGGAGACCCGCTGA
- a CDS encoding glycoside hydrolase family 18 protein gives MLTPHRPRARLRALAAAACTAALGATLLGVAGTSPAGAAPTAQPATAPAAAQAAPTAAGDKVIGYFTNWGTYDRNYHVKNIVTSGSADKLTHINYAFGNVTGGKCQIGDSYADYEKAYTAEESVDGVADTWDQELRGNFNQLRKLKELHPDIKVLWSFGGWSWSGGFGEAAQNPAAFAKSCYDLVEDPRWADVFDGIDIDWEYPNACGLTCDTSGRDAYGELLGELRKAFGNDNLITSAITADGSDGGKIDAVDYAGAAQHLDWYLPMTYDFFGAFAAQGPTAPHSPLTSYPGIPTEGFNSDAAISKLKSLGIPSEKLLLGIGFYGRGWTGVTQTEPGGSATGAAAGTYEPGIEDYKVLKGSCPVSGTVAGTAYAHCGNDWWSYDTPETIGTKMEYKNEQGLGGTFFWELSGDTTNGELIKAID, from the coding sequence ATGCTCACACCGCACCGTCCCCGCGCCCGGCTCCGGGCGCTCGCCGCGGCCGCCTGTACGGCGGCGCTCGGCGCCACCCTGCTCGGCGTCGCAGGTACGTCCCCGGCAGGCGCGGCCCCCACCGCACAGCCGGCCACGGCCCCGGCCGCCGCCCAGGCCGCCCCCACGGCGGCCGGCGACAAGGTGATCGGATACTTCACCAACTGGGGCACGTACGACCGCAATTACCACGTCAAGAACATCGTGACGTCGGGTTCGGCGGACAAGCTCACCCACATCAACTACGCCTTCGGCAACGTGACCGGCGGCAAGTGCCAGATCGGCGACTCCTACGCCGACTACGAGAAGGCGTACACCGCCGAGGAGTCGGTCGACGGGGTCGCCGACACCTGGGACCAGGAACTGCGCGGCAACTTCAACCAGTTGCGCAAGCTGAAGGAGCTCCACCCGGACATCAAGGTCCTCTGGTCCTTCGGCGGCTGGAGCTGGTCGGGCGGGTTCGGTGAGGCCGCGCAGAACCCCGCCGCCTTCGCGAAGTCCTGCTACGACCTGGTGGAGGACCCGCGGTGGGCCGATGTCTTCGACGGCATCGACATCGACTGGGAGTACCCCAACGCCTGCGGTCTGACCTGTGACACCAGCGGCCGGGACGCCTACGGCGAGCTGCTCGGCGAGCTGCGCAAGGCCTTCGGGAACGACAACCTGATCACCTCGGCGATCACCGCGGACGGCTCCGACGGCGGCAAGATCGACGCGGTGGACTACGCGGGGGCGGCGCAGCACCTCGACTGGTACCTGCCGATGACGTACGACTTCTTCGGCGCGTTCGCGGCGCAGGGCCCCACAGCCCCGCACTCCCCGCTGACCTCTTACCCGGGCATCCCGACGGAGGGCTTCAACTCCGACGCCGCGATCTCCAAGCTGAAGTCGCTGGGCATCCCGTCGGAGAAGCTGCTGCTCGGCATCGGCTTCTACGGCCGCGGCTGGACCGGCGTCACCCAGACCGAGCCCGGCGGCAGCGCGACCGGCGCGGCGGCGGGCACGTACGAGCCGGGCATCGAGGACTACAAGGTCCTCAAGGGCAGCTGCCCCGTCTCGGGCACGGTGGCCGGTACGGCGTACGCCCACTGCGGCAACGACTGGTGGAGCTACGACACCCCGGAGACCATCGGCACCAAGATGGAGTACAAGAACGAGCAGGGCCTGGGAGGCACGTTCTTCTGGGAGCTGAGCGGTGACACCACGAACGGCGAACTGATCAAGGCGATCGACTAG
- a CDS encoding MFS transporter, with the protein MMLATVLAEPAVPWFLRRFGHRAVVGAGLLLLGVPAAALCLWASFPLTLGVCLARGVGLGIVVVAGTKLAAELAPPGRRSERPCTE; encoded by the coding sequence ATGATGCTGGCCACGGTCCTGGCGGAGCCCGCGGTTCCGTGGTTCCTCAGGCGGTTCGGCCACCGCGCGGTCGTGGGCGCGGGCCTGCTCCTGCTGGGCGTCCCGGCGGCGGCACTGTGCCTGTGGGCCTCGTTCCCGCTGACGCTGGGGGTCTGTCTGGCGCGCGGTGTGGGCCTGGGCATCGTCGTCGTCGCGGGCACGAAACTGGCCGCCGAACTCGCGCCGCCCGGCCGGCGGTCCGAGAGGCCCTGTACGGAGTGA
- a CDS encoding PepSY domain-containing protein, producing MSHRTEEIPQNDHDPTDAPASAEPDADRPDGSAKPAPDAPDGPAKPDTLTQPATDQPRPARSWEAVRHLLVRLHFYAGVLVAPFLLVAALTGLAYTFTPQLDQLVYGDQLRVEKAGDAPRPLAEQIAAARAAYPEGTVASVVTPPGPEDTTRVVLAVPELGEKQRTVFVDPYTAEVRGELTTWFGSTPLTTWLDDLHRNLNLGETGRLYSEVAASWLWVAVAGGLVLWIGRGRGRRAKSARGVLLPERGARGVRRTRSWHAATGVWLALGLLFLSATGLTWSNYAGERFGLLLDAANGNAPALDTALPGKEAPAGDHAEHAEHGGSGEATADADPADFDAALAAARDAGLGGTVVVTPAADAASAWTVAQNDNVWPVHYDRVAVDTAGGEITSRTYWADHPALSKLSKLGVQGHMGVLFGVVNQIVLALLALGLTAVIVWGYRMWWQRRPTRDDRQALVGKAPECGAWRRLPLPVLVLGIPAVIALGWALPVLGVTLAGFLVVDVVVGAVRRQRRTA from the coding sequence ATGTCTCACAGAACCGAAGAAATACCGCAGAACGACCACGACCCCACCGACGCCCCGGCGTCGGCCGAGCCGGACGCCGACAGACCGGACGGCAGCGCGAAACCCGCCCCCGACGCGCCGGACGGCCCCGCGAAACCGGACACCCTCACGCAACCCGCCACCGACCAGCCCCGGCCGGCCCGCTCCTGGGAAGCCGTAAGGCACCTCCTGGTCCGGCTCCACTTCTACGCCGGTGTGCTCGTCGCCCCCTTCCTGCTGGTGGCCGCGCTGACCGGGCTGGCGTACACCTTCACGCCCCAACTCGACCAGCTCGTGTACGGCGACCAGCTGCGGGTCGAGAAGGCCGGGGACGCGCCCCGCCCGCTGGCCGAGCAGATAGCCGCCGCGCGGGCGGCGTACCCCGAGGGGACCGTGGCGTCGGTGGTCACCCCGCCGGGCCCCGAGGACACCACCCGGGTGGTGCTCGCGGTGCCGGAGCTGGGCGAGAAGCAGCGGACGGTGTTCGTCGACCCGTACACCGCCGAGGTACGGGGTGAGCTGACGACCTGGTTCGGGTCGACGCCGCTCACCACCTGGCTGGACGACCTCCACCGCAACCTCAACCTCGGCGAGACGGGCCGCCTGTACTCCGAGGTCGCCGCGAGCTGGCTTTGGGTCGCCGTCGCGGGCGGCCTCGTCCTGTGGATCGGGCGCGGCCGGGGACGGCGGGCGAAGTCGGCGCGGGGCGTGCTGCTTCCCGAGCGCGGGGCCCGGGGTGTGCGCCGGACGCGCAGCTGGCACGCGGCCACCGGGGTGTGGCTGGCGCTGGGGCTGCTCTTCCTCAGCGCCACCGGGCTCACCTGGTCGAACTACGCGGGTGAGCGGTTCGGCCTGCTCCTGGACGCGGCGAACGGCAACGCCCCGGCCCTCGACACCGCGCTGCCGGGCAAGGAGGCCCCGGCCGGGGACCACGCGGAACACGCCGAGCACGGCGGCTCCGGCGAAGCGACGGCCGACGCCGACCCGGCCGACTTCGACGCGGCCCTCGCGGCGGCACGGGACGCGGGTCTCGGCGGCACGGTGGTGGTCACGCCTGCGGCGGACGCGGCGAGCGCCTGGACCGTGGCGCAGAACGACAACGTCTGGCCGGTGCACTACGACCGGGTGGCCGTGGACACGGCCGGCGGCGAGATCACCTCACGCACCTACTGGGCCGACCACCCGGCCCTGTCCAAGCTGAGCAAGCTCGGCGTGCAGGGGCACATGGGCGTGCTGTTCGGGGTCGTCAACCAGATCGTGCTGGCGCTCCTCGCCCTGGGCCTGACGGCGGTGATCGTCTGGGGCTACCGCATGTGGTGGCAGCGCCGCCCCACCCGCGACGACCGCCAGGCGCTGGTGGGCAAGGCCCCGGAGTGCGGGGCGTGGCGGCGGCTCCCGCTGCCGGTCCTGGTCCTGGGCATCCCGGCGGTCATCGCCCTGGGCTGGGCGCTGCCCGTCCTGGGGGTGACCCTGGCCGGGTTCCTGGTGGTCGACGTGGTGGTGGGGGCGGTCCGGCGACAGCGGCGTACCGCCTGA
- a CDS encoding SAM-dependent methyltransferase, translated as MTDLESRIDTTRPHTARIWNYWTGGKDNYPVDREAGDRIRALHPGIGEYAKADRLFLGRAVRHLAEREGIRQFLDIGTGLPSADNTHEVAQRVTPDARVVYVDNDPLVLAHARALLVGTPEGRTDYLDADLRDIDTVLAAAAKTLDLSQPVALMLLGVVIFIEDDEESYGVVRRLMDALAPGSHLVLSHTVTHPDMPDVDEAVAFWNEHGTPKLTQRTPAAVARYFDGLELLEPGVVSCSAWRPEEQVPDVAMYAGVGRK; from the coding sequence GTGACCGACCTCGAATCGCGCATCGACACGACCCGGCCTCACACCGCCCGGATATGGAACTACTGGACCGGCGGCAAGGACAACTACCCGGTCGACCGCGAGGCCGGCGACCGGATCCGGGCGCTGCACCCCGGGATCGGGGAGTACGCGAAGGCGGACCGGCTGTTCCTGGGGCGGGCGGTGCGCCATCTGGCCGAGCGGGAGGGCATCCGGCAGTTCCTGGACATCGGGACGGGGCTGCCGAGCGCCGACAACACGCACGAGGTGGCCCAGCGCGTCACCCCCGACGCGCGGGTCGTCTACGTGGACAACGACCCGCTCGTCCTGGCGCACGCCCGCGCCCTGCTGGTAGGGACGCCCGAGGGGCGCACCGACTATCTGGACGCCGACCTGCGGGACATCGACACGGTTCTGGCCGCCGCGGCGAAGACCCTCGACCTCTCGCAGCCGGTCGCGCTGATGCTGCTCGGGGTCGTCATCTTCATCGAGGACGACGAGGAGTCGTACGGAGTCGTCCGCCGGCTCATGGACGCCCTCGCCCCCGGCAGCCACCTGGTCCTGTCCCACACGGTCACCCACCCCGACATGCCGGACGTCGACGAGGCGGTGGCGTTCTGGAACGAGCACGGCACCCCGAAGCTCACCCAGCGGACCCCGGCCGCCGTCGCCCGCTACTTCGACGGGCTGGAGCTGCTGGAGCCCGGGGTGGTGTCCTGCTCCGCGTGGCGGCCGGAGGAGCAGGTGCCGGACGTCGCGATGTACGCGGGCGTCGGCCGTAAGTGA
- a CDS encoding peptidase C39 family protein yields the protein MTSPTSRRTVLTAALATAAAAASAGPAAAAPAPSPSAPQAAAPLVDNHFWHTYTDWRSGSGDGTRVLAGTRPGLAIATTAGRTDYTDPHTGESAAWEYATWTSPLHRSAVPATELITSWNARTPAGTWIAVELSATYADGTTTPWFVMGRWASGDGDIRRTSVDDQGDLYSSVWTDTLSVDDAATGVRFASYRLRLTLYRTPGSRLTPTVRRVGAMASDIPDRFTVPASTPAHARELRVPRYSQNVHIGQYPEYDNGGEAWCSPTSSQMIIEYWGRKPTAEDLAWVRPGLPDPQVCHAARYTYDYQYGGCGNWPFNAAYAATYRDLNAVVTRLGSLTDLERLVHAGIPVITSQSFLQEELPGAGYGTAGHLMTVVGFTRAGDVIANDPASPDNEAVRRVYRRRDWENIWLRTKRYDASGRVRSGTGGVCYVYWPSGPTPGQRRVLRSLGLL from the coding sequence ATGACCAGTCCGACCTCACGCAGGACCGTCCTCACCGCCGCACTCGCCACAGCGGCCGCCGCGGCATCAGCCGGACCCGCGGCGGCCGCACCCGCACCGTCGCCCTCCGCACCCCAGGCAGCCGCACCCCTCGTGGACAACCACTTCTGGCACACGTACACCGACTGGCGCTCGGGCTCCGGCGACGGCACCCGGGTCCTCGCGGGCACCCGTCCCGGCCTGGCCATCGCCACCACCGCCGGCCGCACCGACTACACCGACCCCCACACGGGGGAGAGCGCCGCCTGGGAGTACGCCACCTGGACCTCGCCGCTCCACCGCTCGGCCGTCCCCGCCACCGAGCTGATCACCTCCTGGAACGCCCGTACGCCCGCGGGCACCTGGATCGCGGTCGAGTTGAGCGCCACCTATGCCGACGGCACGACGACCCCCTGGTTCGTGATGGGCCGCTGGGCCTCGGGCGACGGCGACATCCGCCGCACCTCGGTGGACGACCAGGGGGATCTGTACAGCTCGGTCTGGACCGACACCCTCTCGGTGGACGACGCGGCCACCGGCGTACGGTTCGCCTCGTACCGCCTCCGCCTCACCCTGTACCGCACCCCCGGCAGCCGCCTCACCCCCACGGTCCGGCGCGTCGGCGCGATGGCCTCCGACATCCCCGACCGCTTCACCGTCCCGGCGAGCACTCCGGCCCACGCCCGCGAACTGCGCGTCCCGCGCTACTCGCAGAACGTCCACATCGGCCAGTACCCCGAGTACGACAACGGCGGCGAGGCCTGGTGCAGCCCCACCTCCTCGCAGATGATCATCGAATACTGGGGCCGCAAACCCACCGCCGAGGACCTCGCCTGGGTCCGGCCGGGCCTGCCCGACCCCCAGGTCTGCCACGCCGCCCGGTACACGTACGACTACCAGTACGGCGGCTGCGGCAACTGGCCCTTCAACGCCGCCTACGCCGCCACCTACCGGGACCTGAACGCGGTCGTCACCCGCCTCGGCTCGCTCACCGACCTGGAGCGGCTGGTCCACGCCGGAATCCCCGTCATCACCTCGCAGTCCTTCCTCCAGGAGGAGCTGCCCGGGGCGGGCTACGGGACAGCGGGCCATCTGATGACGGTGGTCGGCTTCACCCGCGCAGGCGATGTGATCGCCAACGACCCCGCGTCCCCGGACAACGAGGCGGTACGCCGCGTCTACCGGCGCCGCGACTGGGAGAACATCTGGCTGCGCACCAAGCGCTACGACGCGAGCGGCCGGGTCAGGAGCGGTACGGGCGGGGTCTGTTACGTGTACTGGCCGTCGGGGCCGACACCGGGTCAGCGCCGCGTGCTGCGCTCGCTCGGCCTGCTGTGA